In one Pseudomonas sp. 31-12 genomic region, the following are encoded:
- a CDS encoding gluconokinase, with product MNHPITALVIMGVAGCGKTCVSEALCQLSGATAIEGDTFHPAANIEKMSAGIPLNDDDRAGWLDSLCDELRRVDAQGQRPVLTCSALKHIYRERLRSALPGLGFVFLELTPEVAADRVSHRPGHFMPSTLIDSQFATLESPVGEPLTLALDASNHSVEQLAKQAHDWWQAHGLKQAV from the coding sequence ATGAATCATCCCATCACCGCCCTGGTCATCATGGGCGTTGCCGGTTGCGGCAAGACTTGCGTCAGCGAGGCCTTGTGCCAACTCAGCGGCGCGACCGCCATTGAAGGCGACACTTTCCACCCTGCCGCCAATATCGAAAAGATGAGCGCGGGGATCCCCCTGAACGACGACGACCGTGCCGGCTGGCTCGACAGCCTGTGCGATGAACTGCGCCGCGTTGACGCCCAAGGCCAGCGCCCGGTGCTGACTTGCTCGGCCCTCAAACACATTTACCGCGAACGCCTGCGCAGCGCCTTGCCGGGCCTGGGCTTCGTGTTTCTTGAACTGACCCCGGAAGTCGCCGCTGATCGTGTCTCCCATCGGCCGGGCCACTTCATGCCGTCGACGTTGATCGACAGCCAGTTCGCCACCCTTGAATCGCCCGTTGGCGAGCCCTTGACCCTGGCTCTGGACGCTTCGAACCACAGCGTCGAGCAATTGGCGAAGCAAGCCCATGACTGGTGGCAGGCTCATGGCCTGAAACAAGCCGTATGA
- a CDS encoding GyrI-like domain-containing protein, with protein MDEQTGVKPAEPRFEHGHFLLIAGLGGRFTAATTKDIPALWEKFIPEIGKIPGQKSEVTYGICCNPDGKGGFEYIAGIEIDKLDDLPDKYRWVEVQPQHYAVFEHKGSLDQLPATFQYIWKTWLPQSGKEAADAPEFERYSEDFNPKLNTGVLEIWLPLKA; from the coding sequence ATGGATGAGCAAACAGGCGTAAAACCGGCCGAACCACGCTTTGAACACGGGCACTTCCTGCTGATAGCAGGCCTCGGTGGTCGATTTACCGCAGCTACAACCAAAGACATCCCAGCGCTTTGGGAAAAATTCATTCCCGAGATTGGCAAGATCCCCGGCCAAAAAAGCGAAGTGACCTACGGCATCTGCTGCAATCCTGATGGCAAAGGTGGTTTTGAATACATCGCCGGCATCGAAATCGACAAACTCGACGACCTGCCCGACAAGTACCGCTGGGTCGAAGTTCAGCCCCAGCATTACGCGGTGTTCGAGCACAAAGGCTCGCTGGACCAGTTACCCGCGACCTTTCAGTACATCTGGAAAACCTGGCTGCCGCAGTCCGGTAAAGAAGCGGCAGACGCCCCGGAGTTCGAACGCTACAGCGAAGATTTCAACCCGAAGCTCAATACCGGCGTTCTGGAAATCTGGCTACCGCTCAAAGCCTGA
- the alaC gene encoding alanine transaminase, whose translation MANPGSPRRFARIDRLPPYVFNITAELKMAARRRGEDIIDFSMGNPDGPTPPHIVEKLVTVAQREDTHGYSTSKGIPRLRRAISNWYKDRYAVDIDPETEAIVTIGSKEGLAHLMLATLDQGDTVLVPNPSYPIHIYGAVIAGAQVRSVPLIPGVDFFAELESAIRGSIPKPKMMILGFPSNPTAQCVELDFFERVIALAKQYDVLVVHDLAYADIVYDGWKAPSIMQVPGAKDIAVEFFTLSKSYNMAGWRIGFMVGNAELVNALARIKSYHDYGTFTPLQVAAIAALEGDQQCVKDIAEQYRQRRNVLVKGLHELGWMVENPKASMYVWAKIPDAYAHLGSLEFAKKMLAEAKVCVSPGVGFGEYGDDHVRFALIENQDRIRQAVRGIRGMFRADGLVTKTNA comes from the coding sequence ATGGCTAACCCAGGTTCGCCGCGCCGCTTTGCGCGCATAGATCGACTCCCCCCTTACGTATTCAACATCACTGCCGAGCTGAAGATGGCCGCCCGTCGTCGTGGCGAAGACATCATCGACTTCAGCATGGGCAACCCTGATGGCCCTACTCCGCCGCACATCGTCGAAAAACTGGTGACCGTCGCCCAGCGCGAAGACACCCACGGTTATTCGACGTCCAAGGGTATTCCGCGTCTGCGCCGAGCGATTTCCAACTGGTACAAGGATCGCTACGCGGTCGACATCGACCCGGAAACCGAAGCCATTGTCACCATCGGTTCCAAGGAAGGCCTGGCGCATTTGATGCTGGCCACCCTCGACCAGGGCGATACCGTGCTGGTGCCGAACCCGAGCTACCCGATTCACATCTACGGTGCCGTGATTGCCGGCGCCCAGGTGCGTTCGGTGCCGCTGATCCCGGGCGTGGACTTCTTCGCCGAACTGGAAAGCGCGATTCGTGGCTCGATCCCGAAACCGAAAATGATGATCCTCGGCTTCCCGTCCAACCCTACGGCTCAATGCGTGGAGCTGGACTTCTTCGAGCGGGTGATCGCCCTCGCCAAGCAGTACGACGTTCTGGTGGTGCACGACCTGGCTTACGCCGACATCGTCTACGACGGCTGGAAAGCCCCGTCGATCATGCAGGTGCCGGGCGCCAAGGACATCGCGGTGGAGTTTTTCACCCTGTCCAAGAGCTACAACATGGCGGGCTGGCGCATCGGTTTCATGGTCGGCAACGCCGAACTGGTCAACGCCCTGGCGCGGATCAAGAGTTACCACGACTACGGCACGTTCACCCCGCTGCAGGTCGCGGCCATTGCGGCGCTGGAAGGTGATCAGCAGTGCGTCAAGGACATCGCCGAGCAGTACCGGCAGCGTCGCAACGTGTTGGTCAAAGGCCTGCATGAGTTGGGCTGGATGGTCGAGAATCCGAAAGCGTCGATGTACGTCTGGGCGAAGATTCCAGACGCCTATGCGCACCTGGGCTCGCTGGAGTTTGCCAAGAAGATGCTCGCCGAGGCCAAAGTCTGCGTCTCGCCGGGTGTCGGGTTTGGTGAGTATGGGGATGATCATGTGCGCTTTGCGCTGATCGAAAACCAGGACCGGATTCGTCAGGCTGTGCGCGGGATTCGCGGGATGTTTCGCGCGGATGGGCTAGTCACCAAAACCAACGCCTGA
- a CDS encoding GntP family permease, which produces MFGMSHETFLLLDAVVTVIGLIVLITKFKLHPFIALIIAAAFLGLTSGMPIGTIIKAFQDGFGGVLGFVGIILALGTMLGKMMAESGGADQIAQTLIRAFGKDKVQWAMMFAAFLVGIPLFFEIGFVLLIPLVFIVARRTGVSIIKIGIPLLAGLSAVHGLVPPHPGPLLAIGVFGADIGKTILYGLIVALPTAIIAGPIYGTFIAKYIPGHPNQELVDQLARENDSADLPSFSITLITVLSPVFLMLLKTFADVVLPDGNFFRTFMDLIGHPISALLLALLLSLYTFGYKQGIGSNQMLKWLDASLAPTAAIILIIGAGGGFKQMLVTSGVGDVIGHMAVEAQISPILLAWLVAAVIRIATGSATVATITGAGIVVPVVGMIPGVNRELLVLATGAGSLILSHVNDAGFWLVKQYFNMTVAETFKTWTAMETILSIVALGFILLLSMFV; this is translated from the coding sequence ATGTTTGGCATGTCCCACGAGACGTTCCTGCTGCTCGATGCAGTGGTCACGGTGATCGGGCTTATCGTCCTGATCACCAAGTTCAAGCTCCACCCCTTTATTGCCCTGATCATCGCCGCAGCCTTTCTCGGGCTGACTTCCGGCATGCCGATCGGCACCATCATCAAGGCGTTCCAGGACGGCTTCGGTGGGGTGCTCGGTTTCGTCGGGATCATCCTTGCGCTGGGCACCATGCTCGGCAAAATGATGGCCGAGTCGGGCGGGGCGGATCAGATTGCCCAGACCCTGATTCGTGCGTTCGGCAAGGACAAGGTGCAGTGGGCGATGATGTTCGCCGCGTTCCTGGTCGGTATTCCGCTGTTCTTCGAAATCGGCTTCGTGCTGCTGATCCCGCTGGTGTTCATCGTCGCCCGGCGTACCGGTGTGTCGATCATCAAGATCGGTATCCCGCTGCTGGCCGGTCTATCCGCCGTGCACGGCCTGGTTCCGCCGCACCCGGGTCCGTTGCTGGCCATTGGCGTGTTCGGTGCCGACATCGGTAAAACCATTCTTTACGGTCTGATTGTTGCGCTGCCGACGGCCATTATTGCCGGTCCGATCTACGGCACGTTCATAGCAAAATACATCCCCGGTCATCCTAACCAGGAACTGGTGGATCAACTGGCACGTGAAAACGACTCTGCCGATCTCCCGAGTTTCTCCATCACCTTGATCACCGTGCTGTCGCCGGTTTTCCTGATGTTGCTCAAGACCTTTGCCGATGTGGTGCTGCCGGACGGTAACTTCTTCCGCACCTTCATGGACCTGATCGGTCACCCTATCTCGGCTCTCCTGCTGGCGTTGCTGCTGTCGCTGTACACCTTCGGTTACAAGCAGGGCATTGGCTCTAACCAGATGCTCAAATGGCTGGATGCCAGCCTTGCGCCAACCGCCGCGATCATTCTGATCATCGGTGCCGGTGGTGGCTTCAAGCAGATGCTGGTCACCAGCGGTGTGGGTGACGTGATCGGCCACATGGCGGTGGAAGCGCAGATCTCGCCAATCCTGCTGGCCTGGCTGGTGGCGGCGGTGATTCGTATCGCGACCGGTTCGGCGACCGTGGCGACCATTACTGGCGCGGGCATCGTGGTGCCGGTGGTGGGGATGATTCCGGGTGTGAACCGGGAGCTGCTGGTGCTGGCCACAGGTGCCGGTTCGTTGATCCTGTCTCACGTCAACGACGCCGGTTTCTGGCTGGTGAAGCAGTACTTCAACATGACCGTGGCGGAAACCTTCAAGACCTGGACCGCGATGGAAACCATCCTGTCCATCGTTGCGCTGGGCTTTATCCTGCTGCTGTCGATGTTCGTCTAA
- a CDS encoding SRPBCC family protein, which yields MSPQPYKHQPAEFELSISRLIDAPRRKIFRAWTEPALLTQWWGPHGMTTPECEMDLWVGGQFRTLMRAPDGTQYPTMGVFLEIVAPERLVFTDAFIPGWIPSGKPFMSAEVTLEDKDGKTLYTARAMHWSAEDRQAHEAMGFHEGWGQSLDRLVTLVTEGMPD from the coding sequence ATGAGTCCACAACCCTATAAGCATCAGCCTGCCGAATTCGAGTTGTCCATCAGTCGGCTGATCGACGCGCCGCGCCGCAAGATCTTCCGCGCCTGGACCGAGCCGGCCTTGCTTACTCAGTGGTGGGGGCCGCACGGCATGACCACGCCGGAATGCGAAATGGACCTGTGGGTCGGCGGCCAGTTTCGCACCCTGATGCGCGCGCCGGACGGGACGCAATACCCGACCATGGGGGTGTTTCTGGAGATCGTCGCACCTGAAAGACTGGTGTTCACCGACGCGTTCATTCCGGGCTGGATTCCTTCGGGCAAACCGTTCATGTCGGCCGAAGTGACGCTCGAAGACAAGGACGGCAAAACCCTCTACACCGCCCGGGCGATGCACTGGTCCGCAGAAGATCGTCAGGCTCACGAGGCCATGGGGTTTCACGAGGGCTGGGGCCAAAGCCTCGATCGCTTGGTGACGCTGGTGACTGAAGGCATGCCAGACTGA
- a CDS encoding nuclear transport factor 2 family protein gives MNATHEIQALIDTYREAVIAKNVEKLMPLYAEDIVSYDAVKALQFRGKAAYRAHWEECMEMCQGAHTFDFDHMNIVADEHIAFAHWLAHCGGTNEQGETQACWMRVTACYRRDAGEWRIVHEHWSAPFDMTSGTALFNLEP, from the coding sequence ATGAACGCAACCCATGAAATCCAGGCCCTGATCGACACCTATCGTGAAGCGGTCATCGCCAAGAACGTCGAGAAACTCATGCCGTTGTATGCCGAGGACATCGTCTCCTACGACGCGGTCAAGGCCCTGCAATTCCGAGGCAAGGCGGCTTACCGCGCGCATTGGGAGGAGTGCATGGAAATGTGCCAGGGCGCGCACACGTTCGACTTCGACCACATGAACATCGTCGCGGACGAGCACATCGCCTTCGCCCACTGGCTGGCCCATTGCGGCGGCACCAACGAACAAGGTGAAACCCAGGCCTGCTGGATGCGCGTCACCGCCTGCTATCGGCGCGATGCCGGGGAATGGCGCATCGTCCACGAACACTGGTCAGCCCCGTTCGACATGACGAGCGGCACGGCGTTGTTCAATCTGGAACCCTGA
- a CDS encoding LysR family transcriptional regulator: MASQEVLQAFVQAATQGSFSAAARKLGRSQSTISAAVASLEIDLNLVLFDRSSRKPSLTPAGHVMLQRAEEILAATSRLEMTASQLSQGVEPKLTVAISDTYQSDRFEAALSAFEQRYPDLELECLIAECDDLVALVQSGRAHVAFAEKQDSYPPDLVSSTVEERTEIALFVSREHPLAALNLVDQDVLQQHRELRLATIVNPYESRAKGRVWSAPSYLMLLEMAQGGFGWAPLPRWLVERFGPGTLRELDVRGWPKPVFVDALWSRLHPPGPAGSWLLGKMLE, translated from the coding sequence ATGGCTTCTCAGGAAGTGTTGCAGGCGTTTGTGCAGGCGGCGACCCAAGGCTCGTTTTCCGCGGCAGCGCGCAAACTAGGGCGCAGTCAGTCGACCATCAGTGCAGCGGTCGCGAGTCTTGAAATCGATTTGAACCTGGTCCTGTTCGACCGCAGCAGCCGCAAACCGAGCCTGACCCCGGCCGGGCACGTGATGCTGCAACGGGCCGAGGAGATTCTGGCCGCCACCAGTCGCCTGGAAATGACCGCCAGTCAACTCTCTCAGGGAGTTGAGCCGAAGCTGACGGTGGCGATTTCCGACACCTATCAATCCGACCGTTTCGAAGCGGCATTGAGTGCGTTCGAGCAGCGTTATCCAGACCTTGAACTCGAATGCCTGATTGCTGAATGCGATGACCTGGTGGCATTGGTGCAAAGCGGTCGGGCGCATGTGGCCTTTGCGGAGAAACAGGACAGTTACCCGCCGGATCTGGTCAGTTCGACCGTGGAGGAACGCACGGAAATCGCCCTGTTCGTGTCGCGTGAGCATCCGTTGGCGGCGCTGAACCTCGTCGATCAAGACGTGCTGCAACAGCATCGGGAGTTGCGCCTGGCGACGATCGTCAATCCGTATGAAAGCCGCGCAAAAGGCCGCGTCTGGTCGGCGCCGAGCTACCTGATGCTGCTGGAAATGGCCCAGGGCGGATTCGGCTGGGCGCCGTTGCCGCGATGGCTGGTGGAGCGGTTTGGCCCGGGGACATTGCGGGAACTGGACGTGCGCGGCTGGCCGAAACCGGTGTTTGTCGATGCCCTGTGGTCGCGGCTGCATCCGCCGGGGCCGGCGGGGAGTTGGTTGCTCGGCAAGATGCTGGAGTGA
- a CDS encoding multidrug/biocide efflux PACE transporter, producing the protein MSTNKSITERIFQAIGFEVLAILICTPLLAWIMDKPMIEMGAVTVVIAALALGWNVVFNGLFDRLLKRYSIVHNAWVRVVHALLFEGGLVAMGVPLIAWWLKVSLWQAFLLDIGVLLFFLPYTYVYHWAYDVVRERMLMVSTAR; encoded by the coding sequence ATGAGCACCAACAAATCCATCACGGAACGTATTTTCCAAGCCATCGGTTTCGAAGTGCTGGCCATCCTGATCTGTACGCCGCTGCTGGCGTGGATCATGGACAAGCCGATGATTGAAATGGGCGCTGTCACCGTCGTTATCGCCGCCCTGGCCCTGGGCTGGAACGTCGTCTTCAACGGCCTGTTCGACCGTTTGCTCAAGCGCTACAGCATTGTGCACAACGCTTGGGTACGCGTTGTCCATGCGCTGCTGTTCGAAGGCGGGCTGGTTGCGATGGGTGTGCCGCTGATTGCCTGGTGGCTCAAGGTCAGCCTGTGGCAAGCATTCCTGCTGGACATCGGCGTGTTGCTGTTTTTCCTGCCGTACACCTACGTTTATCACTGGGCGTATGACGTGGTGCGCGAGCGCATGTTGATGGTATCTACTGCTCGCTAA
- a CDS encoding GNAT family N-acetyltransferase — translation MNTVIRHVTPADLDRCFAIETVAYEGDEAATREKIATRIATWPEGFIVAEVDGVVAGFINSGAAFEVEMSDEAFKELIGHDPAGPHVVIMSVVVHPDYQGQGLAKRLMGEFIERMRATGKTTLHLMCKERHIPLYAGFGFAYIKPSASDHGGMAWHEMVLTL, via the coding sequence ATGAACACCGTCATCCGCCACGTCACCCCCGCCGACCTGGACCGCTGCTTCGCCATCGAAACCGTTGCCTATGAAGGCGACGAAGCCGCCACTCGCGAGAAAATCGCCACCCGCATCGCCACCTGGCCCGAGGGTTTCATCGTCGCCGAAGTGGACGGCGTTGTAGCCGGTTTCATCAATTCCGGTGCGGCGTTTGAAGTGGAAATGTCAGACGAAGCGTTCAAGGAACTGATCGGCCACGACCCGGCCGGGCCGCATGTGGTGATCATGTCGGTGGTGGTGCATCCGGATTATCAGGGGCAGGGGCTGGCGAAGCGTTTGATGGGCGAATTCATCGAGCGGATGCGGGCGACGGGCAAGACCACCCTCCACCTGATGTGCAAAGAACGGCACATTCCGCTGTATGCCGGATTCGGGTTTGCCTACATCAAGCCTTCAGCTTCGGACCATGGCGGCATGGCGTGGCATGAGATGGTGTTGACGCTCTGA
- a CDS encoding YciI family protein: MKYLCLVYSNEQQLHSLPDSPHDAECMAYAEAIEGSGRMIAAEALESVQTATTVRMRNGKMSITDGPFAETKEQLAGFYLIDAKDLNEAIQVAGNIPAARVGSVEVRPVRQLNP, encoded by the coding sequence ATGAAGTATCTATGCCTGGTCTACAGCAACGAACAGCAATTGCACTCGCTGCCGGACAGTCCCCATGACGCCGAGTGCATGGCCTACGCCGAGGCGATCGAGGGCAGCGGCCGGATGATCGCGGCCGAGGCGCTGGAATCGGTGCAGACCGCGACCACCGTGCGCATGCGCAACGGCAAGATGTCGATCACCGATGGCCCGTTCGCCGAAACCAAGGAGCAATTGGCCGGCTTCTACCTGATCGATGCCAAGGACCTCAATGAAGCGATCCAGGTCGCCGGCAACATCCCGGCGGCCCGGGTCGGCAGTGTCGAGGTGCGTCCCGTTCGCCAATTGAATCCCTGA
- a CDS encoding pyridoxamine 5'-phosphate oxidase family protein — MLDSIEALEAIYGQPHDRAVKKQIAFLNEDYRAMVRASPLVIISSVGPDGLDGSPRGDTPGFVRIIDPQTLAIPDRPGNNRIDTLRNVVLDSRVSLLFIIPGIGETLRVNGTAKISAEPALLESFAVNGKPARTVMLVTVEAAYFHCSKAMVRSDVWNPEKHLDRSALPTAGAFHKRLNDGQFDAETYDREAPARVRDSLY, encoded by the coding sequence ATGCTCGACAGCATCGAAGCACTGGAAGCGATCTACGGCCAACCCCACGACCGCGCCGTGAAGAAGCAGATTGCCTTTTTGAACGAGGACTATCGGGCGATGGTCCGCGCCTCGCCGCTGGTGATCATCAGCTCGGTAGGCCCTGACGGCCTGGACGGTTCGCCCCGGGGCGATACGCCGGGTTTCGTGCGGATCATTGACCCGCAAACCCTGGCGATCCCGGATCGGCCGGGCAACAACCGCATCGATACGCTGCGCAATGTGGTGCTCGATTCACGGGTGTCACTGCTGTTCATCATTCCAGGAATCGGCGAGACGTTGCGGGTCAACGGCACGGCTAAGATCAGCGCGGAACCGGCGTTGCTGGAAAGCTTCGCGGTGAACGGCAAACCGGCGCGCACGGTGATGCTGGTGACCGTGGAAGCGGCGTACTTCCATTGCTCGAAAGCGATGGTGCGTTCGGATGTGTGGAACCCCGAGAAGCATCTGGATCGATCAGCGTTGCCGACGGCGGGGGCGTTTCACAAGCGCTTGAATGACGGGCAGTTCGATGCCGAAACGTATGACCGGGAAGCGCCGGCGCGGGTGCGGGATAGCCTCTATTAG
- a CDS encoding N-acetyltransferase, translated as MTTRLVPYESLNAHQRQQVEAIEVHKEQIKFSGDIHGALHTLLSKPGPGVEGFALLAEEVPVAFLLLKRPPVLPAWADEHSATLHALQVDHRAQGKGYGKACLQALPEVARQAFPEIKALELSVDADNESAIALYAKFGWVDSGEAYRGRIGYERRMSLIF; from the coding sequence GTGACAACCCGACTCGTGCCTTACGAAAGCCTGAACGCGCACCAGCGCCAGCAGGTCGAGGCCATCGAAGTTCATAAAGAACAGATCAAATTCTCCGGCGACATCCACGGTGCGTTGCACACCTTGCTGTCCAAGCCCGGCCCCGGCGTCGAAGGATTTGCGCTGCTGGCCGAGGAGGTTCCAGTGGCCTTCCTGCTGCTCAAGCGCCCGCCCGTGTTACCGGCGTGGGCCGATGAGCACAGTGCGACCTTGCATGCGTTGCAGGTCGATCATCGCGCTCAAGGCAAAGGTTATGGGAAGGCCTGCCTGCAAGCTTTGCCCGAGGTGGCTCGCCAGGCATTTCCGGAGATCAAGGCGCTGGAGCTCTCGGTGGACGCAGACAACGAATCCGCCATCGCGCTCTATGCAAAATTCGGCTGGGTCGACAGCGGCGAGGCGTACAGGGGCCGGATCGGTTATGAACGGCGCATGAGTCTGATTTTCTGA
- a CDS encoding LysE family translocator: MEFTSGFLLSLSLCLDIGVANIAMITLAMQRGYFQGFALGLGTCVGDLIYAVLALAGMTVLLQYETVRWVLWIGGSALLVYFAAKMIYSAIHHEAVLAQSAEVGQNSHQKEFFRGIFLAMSSPSAILWFAAVGGTLIARSGGGDAVSSALFLGGFLCAGVLWCVALCFAASHGGKLLGDKLLRYSYMASAAIFCYFAVYVILSGYNEFVGSGAVEQLHAL, from the coding sequence ATGGAATTTACCAGCGGCTTTCTGCTGAGCCTTTCGCTGTGCCTGGATATCGGCGTGGCCAATATCGCGATGATCACGTTGGCCATGCAGCGCGGCTATTTTCAAGGCTTTGCTTTGGGCTTGGGGACCTGTGTCGGTGACCTGATTTACGCGGTGCTGGCGCTGGCGGGGATGACCGTTTTGCTGCAATACGAAACCGTGCGCTGGGTGCTGTGGATCGGCGGTTCGGCGTTGCTGGTGTATTTCGCGGCGAAGATGATTTATTCGGCGATTCACCATGAAGCAGTGCTGGCGCAGTCCGCCGAAGTGGGGCAGAACTCTCACCAGAAGGAGTTTTTCCGCGGGATCTTCCTGGCCATGTCGTCACCCAGCGCCATCCTCTGGTTCGCGGCGGTGGGCGGCACGTTGATCGCCCGTTCCGGTGGCGGTGATGCCGTCAGCTCTGCGTTGTTTCTCGGTGGCTTTCTGTGCGCCGGAGTGCTCTGGTGCGTCGCGTTGTGCTTCGCCGCGAGCCATGGAGGCAAGTTGCTGGGGGACAAACTGCTGCGTTACTCCTACATGGCATCGGCGGCGATCTTCTGCTATTTCGCGGTCTACGTGATCCTATCGGGTTACAACGAGTTCGTTGGCAGCGGCGCCGTCGAGCAGTTGCACGCCCTGTAA
- a CDS encoding RNA polymerase sigma factor: MTDASVTARVEQVYREDSRRILATLIRLLGDFDLAEEALHEAFFVAVERWQRDGVPDNPRTWLVSTGRFKAIDVLRRRARFAASRPMLIAQLEALEQADWSDEDVEDDRLRLIFTCCHPALASDAQVPLTLREVCDLTTEEIARAFLSAPATIAQRIVRAKAKIRDAKIPYQVPTLAELPERLDSVLRVIYLVFNEGYSASVGAELTREDLTREAIRLGRLLMELLPESEVMGLLALMLLHESRRPARTSASGELIVLDEQDRSLWNAEMIAEGCALVEAALTTGRFGPYCLQAAIAAVHAEAPTAGETDWQQIVGLYDVLLAAVPSPVIELNRAAAISRRDGPLAGLVLVEGILERGDLLDYHLAHSARADFCRQLGRREEARAAYERALELTQQVPERRFIQARIKALK, translated from the coding sequence ATGACTGACGCTTCGGTCACGGCTCGGGTCGAGCAGGTCTACCGCGAGGACTCGCGGCGGATTCTGGCGACGCTGATCCGCTTGCTCGGCGATTTTGATCTCGCCGAAGAGGCTCTGCACGAGGCGTTTTTCGTCGCGGTCGAGCGTTGGCAGCGTGACGGCGTGCCGGACAACCCGCGCACCTGGCTGGTGTCCACCGGGCGCTTCAAGGCCATTGATGTGTTGCGTCGGCGCGCACGTTTTGCCGCTTCCCGGCCGATGTTGATCGCTCAACTGGAGGCGCTGGAGCAGGCCGACTGGAGTGATGAAGACGTGGAAGATGATCGCTTGCGCCTGATCTTCACCTGTTGCCACCCCGCCCTTGCGTCGGACGCCCAGGTGCCGTTGACCCTGCGCGAAGTATGCGACCTGACCACGGAAGAAATTGCCCGGGCGTTTCTCTCGGCACCGGCGACCATCGCCCAGCGCATCGTGCGTGCCAAAGCGAAAATCCGTGACGCGAAAATCCCTTATCAAGTGCCGACGCTGGCGGAACTGCCCGAGCGTCTCGACAGTGTGCTGAGGGTGATTTACCTGGTGTTCAACGAAGGTTACTCGGCGTCGGTCGGCGCGGAATTGACCCGCGAAGACCTGACACGCGAGGCGATACGTCTCGGACGGTTGTTGATGGAATTGCTGCCGGAATCGGAAGTGATGGGGCTGCTGGCGTTGATGCTGTTGCATGAATCACGCCGCCCGGCCCGGACGTCGGCGAGCGGTGAGTTGATTGTGCTGGATGAACAGGATCGCTCGTTGTGGAACGCCGAAATGATTGCCGAAGGTTGTGCGCTGGTGGAAGCGGCGCTGACCACCGGGCGATTCGGGCCGTATTGCCTGCAAGCGGCGATTGCGGCGGTGCACGCCGAAGCGCCCACGGCGGGGGAGACTGACTGGCAACAGATAGTGGGTTTGTACGACGTGCTGTTGGCGGCGGTGCCTTCGCCAGTGATCGAATTGAACCGAGCGGCGGCGATTTCCAGGCGGGATGGGCCGTTGGCGGGGCTGGTGTTGGTGGAAGGGATTCTGGAGCGGGGGGATTTGCTGGATTACCACTTGGCGCATTCGGCACGAGCGGATTTTTGTCGGCAGTTGGGGCGGCGTGAGGAGGCTCGGGCGGCGTATGAACGGGCGTTGGAGTTGACGCAGCAGGTGCCGGAGCGGCGGTTTATCCAGGCTCGTATCAAGGCGTTGAAGTAA
- a CDS encoding SDR family NAD(P)-dependent oxidoreductase has protein sequence MNRKIALITGASRGLGKNAALHLAAQGIDIIGTYNSKADEAQALVAEIESLGARAVMLQLDVSQSERFEAFATQVADVLRSRFDRPHFDFLLNNAGIGLTASFVDTTVAQFDLLMNIHLKGPFFLTQNLLPLMADGGRILNVSSGLTRFSLAGYGAYAAMKGAMEVLTRYQAKELGARGISVNTLAPGAIETDFGGGTVRDNSDVNSYVASNTALGRVGQPDDIGAAIALLLAPGSQWINGQRVEASGGMFL, from the coding sequence ATGAACCGTAAAATCGCACTGATCACTGGCGCCAGCCGCGGCCTCGGCAAAAACGCAGCGCTGCATCTGGCCGCCCAAGGCATCGACATCATCGGCACCTACAACAGCAAGGCCGATGAAGCGCAGGCACTGGTCGCAGAAATCGAAAGCCTCGGCGCTCGGGCGGTGATGCTGCAACTCGACGTGAGCCAAAGCGAACGCTTCGAAGCATTCGCTACGCAAGTCGCCGACGTGTTGCGCAGCCGTTTTGACCGCCCGCACTTCGACTTCTTGCTAAACAACGCCGGCATCGGCCTGACCGCGAGCTTCGTCGACACCACCGTCGCCCAGTTCGACTTGCTGATGAACATCCATCTGAAAGGGCCGTTCTTCCTCACCCAGAACCTGCTGCCGCTGATGGCGGACGGCGGGCGCATCCTCAACGTGTCCAGCGGACTGACCCGCTTCAGCCTGGCGGGTTACGGCGCTTACGCGGCGATGAAAGGCGCGATGGAAGTGCTGACCCGCTATCAGGCCAAGGAACTTGGTGCCCGCGGCATTTCCGTGAACACTCTGGCGCCGGGCGCCATCGAGACCGATTTCGGCGGCGGCACCGTGCGCGATAACAGTGACGTGAACAGCTACGTCGCCAGCAATACCGCGTTGGGTCGGGTGGGTCAGCCGGATGACATCGGTGCTGCGATTGCATTGCTGCTGGCACCGGGTAGCCAGTGGATCAACGGCCAACGCGTGGAAGCGTCCGGCGGGATGTTTCTGTAA